The Dasypus novemcinctus isolate mDasNov1 chromosome 12, mDasNov1.1.hap2, whole genome shotgun sequence genome includes a window with the following:
- the LOC101443892 gene encoding heterogeneous nuclear ribonucleoprotein D-like: protein MDIQRSAAAATGTRSARQHPPADSSATMEDMNEYSNIEEFAEGSKINASKNQQDDGKMFIGGLSWDTSKKDLTEYLSRFGEVVDCTIKTDPVTGRSRGFGFVLFKDAASVDKVLELKEHKLDGKLIDPKRAKALKGKEPPKKVFVGGLSPDTSEEQIKEYFGAFGEIENIELPMDTKTNERRGFCFITYTDEEPVKKLLESRYHQIGSGKCEIKVAQPKEVYRQQQQQQKGGRGAAAGGRGGTRGRG from the coding sequence ATGGATATACAACGCTCCGCTGCCGCCGCTACCGGGACTCGGTCTGCGCGCCAGCACCCCCCTGCCGACAGCTCCGCCACCATGGAGGACATGAACGAGTACAGCAACATAGAGGAATTCGCAGAGGGATCCAAGATCAATGCGAGCAAGAATCAGCAGGATGACGGTAAAATGTTCATTGGAGGCTTGAGCTGGGATACAAGCAAGAAAGATCTGACTGAGTATTTGTCTCGATTTGGAGAAGTTGTAGACTGCACAATTAAAACAGATCCAGTCACTGGAAGATCAAGAGGATTTGGATTTGTGCTTTTCAAAGATGCTGCTAGTGTTGATAAGGTTTTGGAACTGAAGGAACACAAACTGGATGGCAAATTGATAGACCCCAAAAGGGCGAAGGCATTAAAAGGGAAAGAACCCCCAAAAAAGGTCTTTGTAGGTGGTTTGAGCCCAGATACTTCtgaagaacaaataaaagaatattttggagCATTCGGAGAGATTGAAAACATTGAACTTCCTATGgatacaaaaacaaatgaaagaagaggCTTTTGTTTTATCACATATACAGATGAAGAGCCAGTAAAGAAATTATTAGAGAGCAGATACCATCAGATTGGTTCTGGGAAGTGTGAAATCAAAGTTGCACAACCCAAAGAAGTATATAggcagcaacagcaacaacagaaaggagggagaggggctgCAGCTGGTGGACGAGGTGGTACTAGGGGTCGTGGATGA